A part of Aegilops tauschii subsp. strangulata cultivar AL8/78 chromosome 2, Aet v6.0, whole genome shotgun sequence genomic DNA contains:
- the LOC109783376 gene encoding receptor-like serine/threonine-protein kinase SD1-8 — protein sequence MRSQRAAARERVNVAPRVAVYVNPDHVRPHECRATQVLVTVDLTLPWWGPQTLESAGGVFRLGFFVPPGSSDGRAYLGIWYATIPEQTVVWVANRRNPVVRPPAVLTLSADGRLVILDGRNATVWSSDDAAGSGDVATRATAQLLDNGDLVVSHGGESQSGSTTGRTGVAWESFDYPTDTLLPGMKLRVDGRSGISRNTTSWRSAADPSPGAYTFKLVSGGLPEFFLFRGLSKSYASGPWNGAELTGVPNLKSRDFIFTVLSNPDETYYTYYVSDPSVLSRFVLNGTMGQVQRFSWHRSGGGGGWSGFWHFPLNPCDGYARCGAFGYCDVGQSPLCSCLPGFRPRSPQRWSLGDGSGGCVRTTNLRGGRRTVVGPTCHNGQLNGQTKQS from the exons ATGAGAAGCCAACGAGCAGCGGCGAGAGAACGCGTGAATGTAGCACCCAGAGTTGCTGTGTACGTCAACCCCGACCACGTCCGGCCCCACGAGTGCCGCGCCACCCAAGTGCTTGTCACTGTTGATCTGACTCTCCCGTG gtggggcccacaGACGCTCGAGTCGGCCGGCGGGGTGTTCAGGCTCGGCTTCTTCGTCCCGCCCGGCAGCTCCGACGGCAGGGCCTACCTCGGCATCTGGTACGCCACCATCCCGGAGCAGACCGTCGTGTGGGTCGCCAATCGCCGGAATCCGGTCGTCAGACCTCCCGCCGTCCTCACTCTCTCTGCCGATGGCCGGCTTGTGATCCTCGACGGCCGTAACGCCACCGTGTGGTCCTCCGACGACGCTGCCGGCTCGGGCGACGTAGCCACCCGCGCCACCGCGCAGCTGCTCGACAACGGCGACCTGGTCGTGAGCCACGGCGGGGAGAGTCAAAGTGGATCGACGACGGGTCGGACCGGCGTGGCGTGGGAGAGCTTCGACTACCCGACGGACACGCTGCTCCCCGGCATGAAGCTCAGGGTGGACGGCAGGAGCGGCATCTCCAGGAACACCACGTCATGGCGCAGCGCGGCCGACCCCTCGCCGGGGGCCTACACGTTCAAGCTCGTCAGCGGCGGCCTGCCCGAGTTCTTCCTCTTCCGGGGCCTGTCCAAGTCGTACGCCAGCGGGCCGTGGAACGGCGCGGAGCTCACCGGCGTGCCCAACCTCAAGTCCAGGGACTTCATCTTCACGGTCCTGTCCAACCCCGACGAGACCTACTACACCTACTACGTCAGCGACCCGTCGGTGCTATCGCGCTTCGTGCTCAACGGCACCATGGGGCAGGTGCAACGCTTCTCGTGGCAccggagcggcggcggaggcggctggaGTGGCTTCTGGCACTTCCCGCTCAACCCGTGCGACGGCTACGCCAGGTGCGGGGCGTTCGGGTACTGCGACGTCGGCCAGTCCCCGCTGTGCAGCTGCCTGCCGGGGTTCCGGCCGCGGTCGCCTCAGCGGTGGAGCCTCGGGGACGGCTCCGGCGGCTGCGTCAGGACGACCAACctgagaggaggaagaagaacggttgtgggccccacctgtcataacGGTCAACTTAACGGTCAAACTAAACAGAGTTGA
- the LOC109783371 gene encoding UDP-glucosyltransferase 29-like produces the protein MAQAESERMRVVMFPWLAHGHISPYLELAKRLIASASDGRHHLDVVVHLVSTPANLAPLAHHQTDRLRLVELHLPALPDLPPALHTTKGLPARLMPVLKRACDLAAPRFGALLDELCPDILVYDFIQPWAPLEAKARGVPAVHFATCGAAATAFFIHCLKTDRPPSAFPFESISLGGVDEDAKYTALVAVREDSTALVPERDRLPLSLERSSGFVAVKTCAEIERKYMDYLSQLLGKEIIPTGPLLVDSGGSEEQRDGGRIMRWLDGEEPGTVVFVSFGSEYFMSERQMAQMARGLELSGAPFLWAVRFPNAEDDARGAARSMPSGFAPARGLVVEGWAPQRRILSHPSCGAFLTHCGWSSVLESMAEGVPMVALPLHIDQPLNANLAVELGAAATRVKQERFGEFTAEEVARAVRAAVNGEEGQAARRRARELREVVARNNGDGRQIAAMLQRMARLCGKGQAVPN, from the coding sequence ATGGCGCAGGCGGAGAGCGAGCGCATGCGCGTGGTCATGTTCCCGTGGCTGGCGCACGGCCACATCAGCCCGTACCTCGAGCTGGCCAAGCGCCTCATCGCCAGCGCCTCCGATGGCCGCCACCAcctcgacgtcgtcgtccacctcgTCTCCACGCCGGCCAACCTCGCGCCCCTCGCGCACCACCAGACGGACAGGCTCAGGCTCGTCGAGCTCCACCTGCCGGCGCTCCCTGACCTCCCGCCCGCGCTGCACACCACCAAGGGCCTCCCCGCCCGCCTCATGCCGGTCCTCAAGCGCGCCTGCGACCTCGCCGCGCCGCGCTTCGGCGCGCTCCTCGACGAGCTCTGCCCGGACATCCTCGTCTACGACTTCATCCAGCCGTGGGCGCCGCTCGAGGCCAAGGCGCGCGGCGTTCCGGCGGTCCACTTCGCAACCTGCGGCGCCGCCGCCACGGCCTTCTTCATCCACTGCCTCAAGACGGACCGGCCCCCCAGCGCCTTCCCGTTCGAGAGCATCAGCCTCGGCGGCGTCGACGAGGACGCCAAGTACACGGCGCTGGTCGCCGTCCGCGAAGACAGCACCGCCCTGGTTCCCGAGCGCGATCGCCTGCCGCTCAGCCTGGAGCGCTCGTCCGGGTTCGTGGCCGTCAAGACCTGCGCCGAGATCGAGCGCAAGTACATGGACTACCTGTCCCAGCTTTTGGGCAAGGAGATCATCCCCACCGGCCCGTTGCTCGTCGACTCCGGTGGGTCGGAAGAGCAACGCGACGGCGGGCGCATCATGCGGTGGCTCGACGGCGAGGAGCCGGGCACCGTGGTATTCGTCTCCTTCGGCAGCGAGTACTTCATGTCGGAGCGCCAGATGGCGCAGatggcgcgcgggctggagctcAGCGGGGCACCCTTCCTGTGGGCGGTGCGGTTCCCGAACGCAGAGGACGACGCCCGCGGCGCGGCGAGGTCCATGCCGTCGGGgttcgcgccagcgcgcgggctGGTGGTGGAAGGGTGGGCGCCGCAGCGGCGCATCCTGTCGCACCCTTCCTGCGGCGCGTTCCTGACCCACTGCGGGTGGAGCTCGGTGCTGGAGTCGATGGCGGAGGGGGTGCCGATGGTGGCGCTGCCGCTGCACATCGACCAGCCACTGAACGCCAACCTCGCGGTGGAACTGGGCGCGGCGGCCACGCGCGTGAAGCAGGAGCGGTTCGGGGAGTTCACAGCGGAGGAAGTGGCGCGGGCGGTGCGCGCGGCTGTGAATGGGGAAGAAGGGCAGGCGGCGAGGCGCCGTGCGAGGGAGCTGCGGGAGGTGGTGGCGCGGAACAACGGCGACGGCCGGCAGATCGCGGCGATGCTACAGAGGATGGCGCGGCTCTGCGGCAAGGGCCAGGCCGTGCCAAATTAG
- the LOC109783372 gene encoding UDP-glucosyltransferase 29-like, producing the protein MSGACSCNKNEVVRRLRSSHTAISNAMEEADTRLAPPAARGLGKVTPRARRDDDAAHQLRAACALTELRARTYVDGQRHRKPRQITTSINPRAPKSVVDHITLHTARRRIPVSSTEPADPPRPPSSPTHRPIAMAQAERECMRVVMFPWLAHGHINPYLELAKRLVAASPDDHHLDVVVHLVSTPANLAPLAHHQTDRIKLVELHLPALPGLPPALHTTKGLPAHLMPALKRACDLAAPRFGALLDQLCPDIVVYDFLQPWAPLEAAARGVPAVHFNTFSAAAKAFVVHCLKNERTPSAFPFESISLGGAEEDAKYTARLISRDDGTAMIPERDRLPLSLERSSGFVAIKTCADIERKYVDYLSQLVGKEVVPTGPLLVDSGGSEAKRDGGRITRWLDGKEPGSVVFVSFGSEYFMSDRQMAQMARGLELSRVPYLWVVRFPNAEDDARGAARSMPRGFKPARGLVVEGWAPQWRILSHRSCGAFLTHCGWSSVLESMAAGVPMVALPLHIDQPLNANLAVELGAAAARVKQERFGEFKAEDVARAVRSAVNGRERVAARRRARELREVMARNNGDDRQIATLLQRMARLCGKGQAVPN; encoded by the coding sequence ATGTCTGGAGCATGCTCCTGTAACAAAAATGAAGTTGTGCGCCGTCTTAGATCGAGTCACACAGCCATCTCGAACGCGATGGAAGAAGCCGACACGCGCCTTGCGCCCCCGGCAGCACGTGGCCTAGGAAAAGTGACTCCGCGCGCCAGACGCGATGACGACGCCGCCCATCAACTCCGGGCGGCTTGCGCGCTCACTGAGCTCCGTGCACGTACGTACGTCGATGGTCAGCGCCATCGCAAACCCAGACAGATCACCACGTCTATAAATCCACGCGCCCCGAAGTCCGTAGTAGATCACATCACACTTCACACAGCACGAAGAAGAATTCCAGTCAGCTCAACTGAACCAGCAGATCCTCCTAGACCTCCCTCATCACCGACTCACCGACCGATCGCCATGGCGCAGGCGGAGCGCGAGTGCATGCGCGTGGTCATGTTCCCGTGGCTGGCGCACGGCCACATCAACCCGTACCTCGAGCTGGCCAAGCGCCTCGTCGCCGCCAGCCCCGACGACCACCACCTCGACGTCGTCGTGCACCTCGTCTCCACGCCGGCCAACCTCGCGCCCCTCGCGCACCACCAGACGGACCGGATCAAGCTCGTCGAGCTCCACCTCCCGGCGCTCCCCGGCCTCCCGCCCGCGCTGCACACCACCAAGGGCCTCCCCGCCCACCTCATGCCGGCCCTCAAACGCGCCTGCGACCTCGCCGCGCCACGCTTCGGCGCGCTCCTCGACCAGCTCTGCCCGGACATTGTCGTCTACGACTTCCTCCAGCCGTGGGCGCCGCTCGAGGCCGCGGCGCGCGGCGTGCCCGCGGTCCACTTCAACACCTTCAGCGCCGCCGCCAAGGCATTCGTCGTCCACTGCCTCAAGAATGAACGGACCCCCAGCGCCTTCCCGTTCGAGTCCATCAGCCTCGGCGGCGCCGAGGAGGACGCCAAGTACACGGCGCGGCTCATCTCCCGCGACGACGGCACGGCCATGATCCCCGAGCGCGACCGCCTGCCGCTCAGCCTGGAGCGCTCCTCCGGGTTCGTGGCCATCAAGACGTGCGCCGACATCGAGCGCAAGTACGTGGACTACCTGTCCCAGCTCGTGGGCAAGGAGGTCGTGCCCACCGGCCCGTTGCTCGTAGACTCCGGTGGCTCCGAGGCGAAGCGCGACGGAGGCCGCATCACGCGGTGGCTCGACGGGAAGGAGCCGGGCTCCGTGGTGTTCGTCTCCTTCGGCAGCGAGTACTTCATGTCAGACCGCCAGATGGCGCAGatggcgcgcgggctggagctcAGCAGGGTGCCCTACCTGTGGGTGGTGCGGTTCCCGAACGCAGAGGACGACGCCCGCGGCGCGGCGAGGTCCATGCCGCGGGGGTTCAAGCCGGCGCGGGGGCTGGTGGTGGAAGGGTGGGCGCCGCAGTGGCGCATCCTGTCGCACCGGTCCTGCGGCGCGTTCCTGACCCACTGCGGGTGGAGCTCGGTGCTGGAGTCGATGGCGGCGGGGGTGCCGATGGTGGCGCTGCCGCTGCACATCGACCAGCCGCTGAACGCCAACCTCGCGGTGGAGCTGGGCGCGGCGGCCGCGCGCGTGAAGCAGGAGCGGTTCGGGGAGTTCAAGGCGGAGGACGTGGCGCGGGCGGTGCGCTCGGCTGTGAACGGGAGGGAACGGGTGGCGGCGAGGCGCCGTGCGAGGGAGCTGCGGGAGGTGATGGCGCGGAACAACGGCGACGACCGGCAGATCGCGACGCTGCTGCAGAGGATGGCGCGGCTCTGCGGCAAGGGCCAGGCCGTACCAAATTAG
- the LOC109783373 gene encoding protein LURP-one-related 11, protein MARVHSSPSFSSSSSPAAAAAACAGERRGKVFTLWLKSLVLNGRGCTVYDSDGHIVYRVDNYGSKCSDNVCLMDLRGNIVVNIHKKKLAFGKWEGYKWTGRKQEASAWFKVARPRGGIFHRSGGRPSSSPCEFESDAGRAMRYRIDDDGGARAGKRACCRIVDAGTGLVVAEVKRKVTAGGVALGEDVLALVVEPGVDDSLIMGLVLVYGLMNRTM, encoded by the exons ATGGCGAGGGTACACTCTTCGCCGTcgttttcttcttcttcgtcgccGGCGGCAGCTGCGGCGGCGTGCGCGGGCGAGAGAAGGGGGAAGGTGTTCACGCTGTGGCTGAAGTCGCTGGTGCTCAACGGGCGGGGGTGCACCGTGTACGACTCCGACGGCCACATCGTGTACCGCGTCGACAACTACGGCTCCAAGTGCAGCGACAACGTCTGCCTCATGGACCTCCGCGGCAACATCGTCGTCAACATACACAAGAAG AAGCTCGCGTTTGGCAAGTGGGAAGGGTACAAGTGGACCGGCCGGAAGCAAGAGGCGAGCGCATGGTTCAAGGTGGCGCGGCCGCGCGGCGGCATCTTCCACCGGAGCGGCGGCCGCCCCTCGTCGTCGCCGTGCGAGTTCGAGAGCGACGCCGGCCGTGCCATGCGGTACAGGATCGACGACGACGGCGGGGCGCGCGCCGGGAAGCGGGCGTGCTGCAGGATCGTGGACGCCGGCACCGGGCTGGTGGTGGCGGAGGTGAAGAGGAAGGTGACGGCGGGCGGGGTGGCGCTCGGGGAGGACGTGCTCGCCCTGGTGGTGGAGCCCGGCGTCGACGACTCGCTCATCATGGGGCTCGTGCTCGTCTACGGGCTCATGAATCGCACCATGTGA
- the LOC109783380 gene encoding uncharacterized protein, whose product MTPRLVGNYLSINQRPEYQGDRCATQGSIQSRASSVLHQGQVDDRSGQRHMWWPSSLLYPPPPSAFVTAMSVVSFASLASAGLSELRGQHMTYSKFWHVVSGQQQNKGGTGGAQLAGRHGMLVAYAPALVAAAASFVVPGAVEGLRAELLAAALAVHFLKRVLEVLFIHRYSGNMPLNTALAISSSYLLSAITMIYAQHLAVELPDPTTNLLYPGVLLFAVGIAGNFYHHYLLSQLRKGGDDNKGYKIPKGGLFEFVTCPHYLFEITGFFGFAMISQTVYALAMASGTAAYLVGRSFATRRWYESKFEEFPASIKALVPYIL is encoded by the exons ATGACGCCACGTCTCGTCGGCAACTACCTGAGCATAAACCAACGGCCCGAGTACCAAGGAGATCGATGCGCAACGCAAGGGTCGATCCAGTCCAGAGCTAGCTCCGTCCTACACCAAGGCCAAGTGGACGATCGATCCGGCCAGAGACACATGTGGTGGCCGTCGTCGCTGCTctacccgccgccgccgtcggcctTCGTCACGGCCATGTCGGTGGTGTCGTTCGCGTCGCTGGCGTCCGCGGGCCTCTCGGAGCTCCGCGGCCAGCACATGACCTACTCCAAGTTCTGGCACGTCGTGTCTGGACAGCAGCAGAACAAGGGGGGCACCGGCGGCGCGCAGCTGGCGGGCCGTCACGGGATGCTGGTGGCCTACGCGCCGGctctggtcgccgccgccgcgtcctTCGTCGTGCCGGGTGCCGTGGAAGGGCTGCGCGCGGagctcctcgccgccgcgctcgccgTCCACTTCCTCAAGCGTGTCCTCGAG GTACTCTTCATCCACCGGTACAGTGGAAACATGCCACTCAACACCGCGCTCGCCATCTCCTCCAGCTACCTGCTCAGCGCCATCACCATGATCTACGCGCAGCACCTCGCCGTTGAACTCCCTGACCCTACAACCAACCTCCTCTACCCAGGCGTGCTCCTCTTTGCCGTTGGCATCGCCGGCAACTTCTACCACCACTACCTCCTCTCGCAGCTCAGGAAGGGAGGTGACGACAATAAAGGGTACAAGATCCCCAAAGGCGGGCTCTTCGAGTTCGTCACCTGCCCGCACTACCTCTTCGAGATCACCGGATTCTTCGGGTTCGCGATGATCTCGCAGACGGTTTATGCGCTCGCCATGGCCTCCGGCACGGCAGCCTACCTCGTCGGCCGAAGCTTCGCCACCCGGAGATGGTACGAATCCAAGTTCGAGGAGTTCCCAGCGAGCATCAAGGCTCTGGTGCCCTATATCTTGTAG
- the LOC109783369 gene encoding uncharacterized protein: MSRRSRSPSASPPGDLGIPFHCPSSPSDDDGSSFPAHTPPLEDDNLLREILVRLPPLPSSLPRAALVCKRWRRLLKDPAFFRRFRAHHRKAPLLGFFAGLCRPIFFTPTLDRPDRIPAERLNRFRASGEGRGHFCCCRHGLALLLGPERPEALVWDPVTGHQRRVPFPPGFHIKRQETLVRHAAMLCTAGGDGDSPFKLVLLRYSHNGILACLYESESGVWGNAVNTATPHEIDPLSHSVLIGNALCWRIDHGAVLEFDTERQSLRVIERPADARRT; this comes from the coding sequence ATGAGCCGCCGGTCCCGCTCCCCCTCGGCCTCGCCGCCGGGCGACCTAGGCATCCCCTTCCACTGCCCCTCCTCCCCGTCGGATGACGACGGCAGCTCCTTCCCCGCCCACACGCCGCCGCTGGAGGACGACAACCTCCTCCGCGAGATCCTCGTCCGCCTTCCTCCGCTGCCGTCCTCGCTCCCGCGCGCCGCCCTCGTCTGCAAGCGCTGGCGCCGCCTGCTCAAGGACCCCGCCTTCTTCCGCCGCTTCCGCGCGCACCACCGGAAGGCCCCGCTCCTCGGCTTCTTCGCCGGCCTGTGCCGCCCAATCTTCTTCACGCCCACGCTCGACCGGCCGGATCGCATCCCCGCCGAGCGGCTCAACCGGTTCAGGGCGAGCGGCGAGGGGCGCGGCCACTTCTGCTGCTGTCGGCACggcctcgccctcctcctcggcCCGGAGCGGCCCGAAGCCCTGGTGTGGGACCCCGTCACCGGCCACCAGCGCCGGGTGCCTTTTCCGCCAGGGTTCCACATCAAGAGGCAGGAGACCCTCGTCCGGCATGCCGCGATGCTGTGCACTGCCGGCGGCGATGGCGATAGCCCGTTTAAGCTGGTCCTGCTACGCTATAGCCACAACGGGATCCTTGCTTGCCTCTACGAATCGGAGTCCGGTGTGTGGGGAAATGCAGTCAACACAGCGACTCCTCACGAGATTGATCCGTTAAGCCATAGCGTTCTGATTGGGAATGCACTTTGCTGGAGGATCGATCATGGTGCCGTCCTTGAGTTTGACACTGAAAGGCAGAGCCTGCGTGTGATTGAGCGGCCGGCGGATGCTCGACGTACCTAG